A single Campylobacter hyointestinalis subsp. hyointestinalis DNA region contains:
- a CDS encoding ATP-binding protein translates to MSLYSLIYIKVKSDENYIYIEVSDFAGGISDEQAPKLFSNLKISKKKGGSGIGLYFAKKIANTKLSGDLTLVSKKDPTVFELRIKK, encoded by the coding sequence ATGAGTTTATACTCACTCATTTATATAAAAGTAAAAAGCGATGAAAATTATATTTATATCGAAGTAAGCGACTTTGCAGGTGGTATAAGTGATGAGCAAGCGCCTAAACTCTTTTCAAATTTAAAAATCAGTAAAAAGAAAGGCGGTAGCGGTATCGGACTGTATTTCGCTAAAAAAATAGCAAATACGAAGCTAAGCGGCGATCTAACTCTTGTTAGTAAAAAAGATCCGACTGTATTTGAACTAAGGATAAAAAAATGA
- a CDS encoding heavy metal transport/detoxification protein — protein sequence MKKFEVENVNCERCANTIKSSLEDDFGYIDVDMSVKPRVLSCDLLDKDVEKFKNELNNLGFTVIKEL from the coding sequence ATGAAAAAATTTGAAGTAGAAAATGTAAATTGCGAACGTTGCGCAAATACCATAAAAAGCTCGCTAGAAGATGATTTTGGATATATAGACGTAGATATGAGCGTAAAACCTAGAGTGCTTAGCTGCGATCTACTTGATAAAGACGTGGAAAAATTTAAAAACGAATTAAATAACTTAGGATTTACCGTTATAAAAGAACTTTAG
- a CDS encoding GNAT family N-acetyltransferase gives MICKADKNDAKKVIELLNLAMEDIAFSLSGTSNLEQSNQILQEFFTGENNRLSYKNILVFKDAQKVVGAICSYNGLDSKRLDIPFIKRLEDLGEEPNIKQECTKNELYIDSLAVDINYRGQKIATKLISAVFERAKKLGLSRVSLIVDAKKPKVKRYYESLGFCGSNELEILGHKYTYMTKDLI, from the coding sequence ATGATATGCAAAGCAGATAAAAACGATGCTAAAAAGGTCATAGAACTTTTAAATTTAGCTATGGAAGATATCGCTTTTAGTTTGAGCGGTACGTCAAATTTAGAACAAAGCAACCAAATTTTACAAGAGTTTTTTACAGGCGAAAATAATCGCTTAAGCTACAAAAATATCTTAGTTTTTAAAGATGCTCAAAAAGTAGTAGGCGCTATTTGCTCTTATAATGGCTTAGATTCTAAAAGGCTAGATATTCCTTTTATAAAAAGACTTGAGGACTTAGGCGAAGAGCCAAACATCAAACAAGAATGTACTAAAAACGAACTTTACATAGATAGCTTAGCAGTAGATATAAACTATAGAGGACAAAAGATCGCTACAAAGCTTATAAGCGCTGTTTTTGAGAGAGCAAAAAAGCTAGGTCTTAGCAGAGTATCTCTTATAGTAGATGCTAAAAAACCAAAAGTAAAGAGATATTATGAAAGTTTGGGCTTTTGTGGTAGTAATGAGCTTGAGATCTTAGGACACAAATATACATATATGACAAAGGATTTGATATGA
- a CDS encoding Crp/Fnr family transcriptional regulator, whose translation MKSFKFYSLLSPQNRQILDKNSIFVKIKVGSELYRQGDECPKLMFLTKGRVRVVRTHESGQSILLYYFSQGEQCNVNFTSTLNSVPAIGTAIAETDLEGYIIPTKIIAKMFVDDGAFQRYVFDQYAKRMEHLAALIEDIRFLGLDTRLLHYLQSQKSRIINLSHEELANIIGTSREVINRILKSFENNGIVKLSRKKIELM comes from the coding sequence ATGAAAAGTTTTAAATTTTACTCGTTATTATCTCCGCAAAACCGACAAATTTTAGATAAAAACTCGATTTTCGTAAAAATCAAGGTCGGTTCAGAACTCTACAGACAAGGAGACGAATGCCCAAAACTTATGTTTCTTACAAAAGGAAGAGTAAGAGTCGTAAGAACGCATGAAAGCGGACAAAGTATACTTTTATATTATTTTTCTCAAGGCGAACAGTGTAATGTAAACTTCACAAGTACACTAAACTCAGTTCCTGCCATAGGCACGGCTATAGCCGAAACAGATCTTGAAGGATACATAATACCAACTAAAATAATAGCAAAAATGTTTGTAGATGATGGGGCATTTCAAAGATACGTTTTTGATCAATACGCAAAACGTATGGAACATCTAGCGGCTCTTATAGAAGATATTAGATTTTTAGGACTAGATACAAGACTTTTACATTATTTACAATCTCAAAAAAGCAGGATAATAAATTTATCTCACGAAGAACTAGCAAATATCATCGGTACTTCAAGAGAAGTCATTAACAGGATTTTAAAAAGCTTTGAAAATAACGGGATCGTAAAATTGTCAAGAAAAAAGATAGAACTTATGTAG
- a CDS encoding heavy metal translocating P-type ATPase codes for MATIKIQITGMTCVNCANAIEKNVAKIKGVISSKVSFADCSGVFEVQNDDDISKIKDKIKKLGFGVVNNYDELEAAQNKNAINLKNRLIISAILSVIIMVFEMNSYETLYKSLALFILTSIVIFYCGFDFFKHAMKSIKNSNYDMNVLITLGVSAAYIYSIFAFCFSNLMPEAMKYLYFSSCSMIITFVLLGKFLEERSKKSARNYIKALMDLSPKSALVLQKDGTTAPILVNDLKLGDIVVVKSGYALPCDGVIISGGAEIDASMLSGESMPVFKSVGDSVNAGTLNTNGYINIKVTKLSGDSLISVILELLLEASTKKMPIARLADKVANIFVPLVVFIALGTFALWSLCGEPFNGILAAVSVLIISCPCALGLATPIAIVVGISQSAKNGIIIKNPQILEILGDAKYAVFDKTGTLTKGQISVVSSNLDDESLKIVANAANLSEHPVSKAISEFAKEYIDKNVIYAYENIPGMGISAEHSEILIGNEKLLNSFNVFLDSEQKESIQKVLDSGLGVVLVALGFKYTGFIAISDTLKDDALQAISAVKSFGVTPIMLTGDNEKIAKIVAKELGIDEVIAGVLPSKKFEVIENLKKEGIVIFVGDGINDALALKSADIGIAMSSGSDIAKDAGDIVLIKNDLSSVAYSLYLAKRNMKTIKQNLVWAFVYNIVCIPVAAGVLYPVFGLLLNPMYAALAMSISSFSVVLNSLRLKFVKNVFEH; via the coding sequence TTGGCGACTATTAAAATACAAATTACTGGCATGACTTGCGTAAATTGTGCAAATGCTATTGAGAAAAATGTTGCAAAAATAAAGGGCGTTATTAGCTCAAAAGTTAGTTTTGCTGACTGTTCTGGCGTGTTTGAAGTGCAAAATGATGATGATATAAGCAAAATAAAAGACAAAATAAAAAAGCTAGGTTTTGGCGTGGTAAATAACTATGACGAGCTAGAAGCCGCTCAAAACAAAAATGCTATAAATTTAAAAAACAGACTTATCATCTCTGCCATTTTAAGTGTCATCATAATGGTTTTTGAGATGAATTCTTACGAGACTTTATATAAATCCTTAGCACTTTTTATCTTAACTAGCATAGTTATATTTTACTGCGGATTTGACTTTTTCAAGCATGCTATGAAGTCTATAAAAAATTCAAATTATGATATGAACGTTTTGATCACGCTTGGCGTAAGTGCTGCTTATATCTACTCTATTTTTGCGTTTTGCTTTTCAAATTTAATGCCTGAAGCGATGAAATATCTGTATTTTAGTAGCTGTTCTATGATAATCACGTTTGTACTTTTGGGTAAATTTTTAGAAGAAAGATCAAAAAAAAGTGCAAGAAACTATATAAAAGCGCTTATGGATTTAAGCCCAAAATCTGCTTTGGTACTTCAAAAAGACGGCACTACCGCTCCTATTTTAGTTAATGATTTAAAATTAGGCGATATCGTAGTGGTAAAAAGCGGTTATGCATTGCCGTGTGATGGAGTGATCATAAGCGGTGGAGCGGAGATAGACGCGTCTATGCTAAGTGGTGAAAGTATGCCGGTGTTTAAAAGCGTCGGTGATAGCGTAAATGCTGGCACCTTAAATACAAATGGCTACATAAATATCAAAGTTACAAAGCTTAGCGGGGATTCACTCATCTCTGTTATTTTAGAGCTTCTTTTAGAAGCTAGCACTAAAAAAATGCCTATAGCAAGGTTAGCCGATAAAGTAGCAAATATTTTCGTGCCTTTAGTAGTTTTCATAGCTCTTGGCACTTTTGCCTTATGGAGTTTGTGCGGTGAGCCTTTTAATGGTATTTTAGCTGCAGTTAGTGTTTTGATCATCTCTTGCCCTTGCGCTTTAGGGCTTGCTACGCCTATAGCTATCGTAGTTGGAATTTCTCAAAGTGCAAAAAATGGTATCATTATCAAAAATCCGCAAATTTTAGAGATCTTAGGAGATGCAAAATACGCTGTTTTTGACAAAACGGGCACTCTTACTAAAGGTCAAATTTCAGTCGTAAGCTCGAATTTAGATGATGAAAGCCTAAAAATAGTCGCAAACGCTGCAAATTTAAGTGAACATCCAGTATCAAAGGCTATCAGCGAATTTGCCAAAGAGTATATAGATAAAAATGTTATTTACGCTTATGAAAATATCCCTGGAATGGGTATCAGCGCAGAACATTCAGAGATTCTTATAGGCAATGAAAAACTACTAAATTCATTTAATGTATTTTTAGATAGTGAGCAAAAAGAGAGTATTCAAAAAGTTTTAGATAGCGGACTTGGAGTTGTGCTTGTTGCTCTTGGCTTTAAATACACAGGTTTTATCGCTATAAGCGATACTTTAAAAGATGACGCTTTACAGGCGATCAGTGCGGTTAAGAGTTTTGGTGTAACTCCTATCATGCTTACAGGAGACAATGAAAAGATCGCGAAGATAGTCGCAAAAGAGCTGGGTATTGATGAGGTTATAGCAGGCGTTTTACCGAGCAAAAAATTTGAAGTTATAGAGAATTTAAAAAAAGAAGGCATTGTCATCTTTGTAGGTGATGGTATAAATGACGCTCTTGCTTTAAAATCAGCCGATATAGGCATAGCAATGAGTAGTGGTAGTGATATAGCAAAAGACGCAGGCGACATCGTTCTTATTAAAAACGATCTTTCGAGCGTTGCTTATAGCCTTTATTTGGCAAAACGCAATATGAAAACTATCAAACAAAATTTAGTCTGGGCGTTTGTATATAACATTGTCTGTATACCAGTTGCTGCTGGAGTTTTATATCCCGTTTTTGGACTTCTTTTAAATCCGATGTACGCGGCTTTAGCGATGAGTATAAGCTCGTTTAGCGTAGTTTTAAACTCTTTAAGGCTAAAATTTGTTAAAAATGTTTTTGAGCATTGA
- a CDS encoding bacteriocin has translation MKKLLFLVALFSYSFLSAYANDLLKIATNGMFNSNSFGAKTLNTKEMQEIKGGYQLYTIDDSSNGLMIAIAIPNDTTELSSIMASNGNLISFLPDTNTVGICGLGVTECYQNKTTKSHWENNIARFYQYTSALGPYTLAQGYYLSFIVSRNIGINAQGQRYSYFTYTPTAINLYNGSVGYPNTSLDNPIIREIKANVEKNFTDRLGGLWIR, from the coding sequence ATGAAAAAATTACTTTTTTTAGTTGCCTTATTTAGCTATAGTTTTTTAAGTGCTTATGCAAATGATTTGCTAAAAATTGCTACAAATGGGATGTTTAATAGCAATAGTTTTGGTGCTAAAACATTGAATACCAAAGAAATGCAAGAGATTAAAGGCGGGTATCAATTATATACTATTGATGACTCTTCTAATGGTTTAATGATAGCTATTGCAATTCCTAATGATACGACGGAATTAAGTTCAATTATGGCAAGTAATGGAAATTTAATTTCTTTTTTGCCAGATACAAATACAGTTGGAATATGCGGTTTGGGTGTTACAGAATGTTATCAAAATAAGACAACTAAATCACATTGGGAAAATAATATAGCAAGATTTTATCAATACACTAGTGCACTTGGACCATATACGCTTGCTCAAGGATATTATTTATCATTTATAGTTAGTAGAAATATTGGGATCAATGCACAAGGACAAAGATATTCATATTTTACATATACGCCTACAGCCATCAATTTATATAACGGCAGTGTTGGTTATCCAAACACCAGTTTAGATAATCCTATTATCCGTGAAATAAAAGCAAATGTAGAAAAGAATTTTACCGATAGGTTAGGTGGATTATGGATAAGATAG
- a CDS encoding thiol:disulfide interchange protein DsbA/DsbL, with the protein MKLRTLVKKCLAASVAFVAINASAFSEGVDFVKLETPIPNSDGLVTKVYSYDCPFCYKYDKAVTKAVMQKLPEMKFDPMHLATKGKFGKQASELFAVLIAKDNTSGTSLLDDKSLFKKAKFAYYKAYHDKKERWGGDANTQENVNAFLSTGLEASGINKDDLEAGLKDEKVKAMLERWGMDANSGYAYGVAKIQGVPAFVVDGKYLIYTKAIKGIDAMAELIKYLHTLK; encoded by the coding sequence ATGAAGCTTAGAACACTAGTAAAAAAATGTTTAGCTGCAAGCGTTGCTTTCGTGGCTATAAATGCAAGCGCGTTTAGCGAGGGAGTGGATTTTGTAAAGTTAGAAACACCTATCCCAAACTCTGATGGCTTGGTCACAAAAGTATATAGTTACGACTGTCCGTTTTGCTATAAATATGACAAAGCAGTCACAAAAGCGGTTATGCAAAAACTACCCGAGATGAAATTCGATCCTATGCACCTTGCTACAAAAGGTAAATTCGGCAAACAAGCTAGTGAGCTTTTTGCGGTTTTGATAGCTAAGGATAACACTTCAGGTACGAGTTTATTAGATGATAAATCACTGTTTAAAAAGGCTAAATTCGCATACTACAAAGCCTATCACGACAAAAAAGAGAGATGGGGTGGAGATGCTAACACTCAAGAAAACGTAAATGCATTTTTAAGCACTGGACTTGAAGCTTCTGGTATAAATAAAGACGATTTAGAAGCTGGATTGAAAGATGAAAAAGTAAAAGCTATGCTTGAGAGATGGGGAATGGACGCAAATAGCGGATATGCGTATGGTGTGGCAAAGATCCAAGGCGTTCCTGCGTTTGTAGTAGATGGAAAATACCTTATCTATACAAAAGCTATCAAAGGTATAGATGCTATGGCTGAACTTATAAAATACCTACATACATTAAAATAA
- a CDS encoding cache domain-containing protein, producing the protein MKLIDIYNRIYTRIEEFKIYILIMAFTAIFLGISIFSLNRVKDEFVSLAKNYRTTIVAELSNYVTEWMNSRISSVNSYSTILSSLILDDNITTDRMYDSIDILSKTNPMFDTFQLYIENDRLLIHARKYLVIDQKDLDRIAKYEWYKDTKDRDITTIRVMPNHKVLNEKTINICSPLKANGKFKGVLCGIIKTDNILKQIKGVDKNIVSHLFLMDKNHDIITSYYQPNPFVNELKNIDRNFTSKEFISQGIKVNVLKTSTQDWAVGVGINENAIIQKNLIVVAKTSMAIFGFFIILIIVANLLHNYLYTKINKRKQEYEFILTHLYKSKKR; encoded by the coding sequence TTGAAGCTTATAGATATTTATAACAGAATTTATACTCGTATAGAAGAATTTAAGATCTATATACTTATAATGGCTTTTACGGCTATATTTTTGGGTATATCGATATTTAGTTTAAACCGCGTTAAAGACGAGTTTGTATCTTTAGCAAAAAACTATAGAACTACTATCGTCGCAGAACTATCAAACTATGTAACAGAGTGGATGAACTCGAGAATTTCTAGCGTAAATTCCTATTCCACCATACTCTCAAGCTTGATTTTAGATGATAATATCACCACTGATAGAATGTATGATTCCATAGATATTTTGAGCAAAACAAATCCTATGTTCGATACGTTTCAACTCTACATTGAAAACGACAGACTTCTTATACATGCTAGAAAATATCTAGTGATAGATCAAAAAGATCTAGATAGGATAGCTAAATACGAATGGTATAAAGATACGAAAGATCGCGATATAACTACTATCAGAGTTATGCCAAACCATAAAGTATTAAACGAAAAAACGATAAATATATGTTCTCCCCTTAAAGCTAATGGTAAATTTAAAGGAGTGCTATGCGGAATAATAAAAACAGATAATATCCTAAAACAGATAAAAGGCGTGGATAAAAATATCGTTTCTCATCTATTTTTGATGGATAAAAATCATGATATCATCACTTCGTATTATCAACCAAATCCATTTGTAAATGAGTTAAAAAATATAGATAGAAATTTCACTTCTAAAGAATTTATAAGTCAGGGTATAAAAGTAAATGTACTAAAAACATCTACACAAGACTGGGCGGTCGGAGTTGGGATAAATGAAAACGCCATCATTCAAAAAAATCTAATCGTAGTCGCAAAGACGTCTATGGCGATATTTGGTTTTTTTATAATTCTGATCATAGTAGCAAATTTACTTCATAATTACTTATATACTAAGATAAATAAACGCAAACAAGAGTATGAGTTTATACTCACTCATTTATATAAAAGTAAAAAGCGATGA
- a CDS encoding C39 family peptidase, producing MNAEFIVKSYYEIRNRNVIRQQYKESCGAASIATLLNMIDIKQYKEDDILNKFKNDGNNKQNTDMVSFAQLQDVLNEIGYLATGYQISRNIFNKINIPIIVKIEDDPRFPHFVVVLNHKGDFVKIYDLSFGEYISIKSDFLNFCKIHNGIC from the coding sequence ATAAATGCTGAATTTATTGTAAAATCATATTATGAGATAAGAAATCGAAACGTTATTAGGCAACAATACAAAGAATCATGCGGTGCCGCTAGTATCGCCACTCTTTTAAATATGATAGATATAAAGCAATATAAAGAAGACGACATTCTAAATAAATTTAAAAATGATGGAAATAACAAGCAAAATACAGATATGGTTAGCTTTGCTCAGCTACAAGATGTTTTAAATGAGATAGGTTACCTTGCAACTGGATATCAAATTAGTAGAAATATATTTAATAAGATAAATATTCCCATAATCGTAAAAATAGAAGATGACCCAAGATTTCCACACTTTGTAGTTGTTTTAAATCATAAAGGAGATTTTGTAAAGATTTATGACCTCAGCTTCGGAGAATACATAAGCATTAAAAGTGATTTTTTAAACTTCTGTAAAATCCATAATGGGATTTGCTAA
- the lgt gene encoding prolipoprotein diacylglyceryl transferase, with the protein MTDLNSWNLIYSKIDPVAFKLFGLSVHWYGIMYVLALVVALLMAKYFAKKDSLGISNSLLDNYFFWVEIGVILGARLGYILIYDSNTSYYLLHPWQIFNPFANGEFVGIRGMSYHGAVVGFILATLMFCKRYKQNLWMLLDLVALSVPLGYFFGRIGNFLNQELFGRVTNEPWAIMVAGSLRHPSQLYEAVLEGLVLFVILFIYRKYKKFDGELIAMYAMLYTLARFLCEFFREPDFGIGFVAFGMSMGQILSICMFAFGFIVYINLKKKRLKK; encoded by the coding sequence TTGACTGATCTAAATTCTTGGAATCTAATCTATAGTAAAATAGATCCAGTAGCTTTTAAGCTTTTTGGTCTTAGTGTGCATTGGTACGGTATAATGTATGTTTTGGCTCTTGTGGTCGCTCTTTTAATGGCGAAGTATTTTGCTAAAAAAGATAGTCTTGGTATCTCAAACTCACTTCTTGATAATTACTTTTTTTGGGTGGAGATTGGCGTGATCTTAGGTGCAAGACTTGGTTATATACTTATATACGATTCAAATACTAGCTATTATCTTCTTCATCCTTGGCAAATTTTCAACCCTTTCGCAAATGGTGAGTTTGTTGGGATTCGCGGTATGAGTTATCATGGAGCTGTTGTAGGATTTATACTTGCTACTTTAATGTTTTGTAAAAGATACAAGCAAAATTTATGGATGCTTTTAGACCTTGTGGCGCTATCTGTTCCTCTTGGCTACTTTTTTGGACGTATCGGAAACTTTTTAAATCAAGAGTTGTTTGGTAGGGTTACTAATGAGCCTTGGGCTATTATGGTAGCAGGCAGTCTTCGTCATCCTAGTCAGCTTTATGAAGCTGTTTTGGAAGGATTGGTGCTTTTTGTTATACTATTTATCTATAGAAAATATAAGAAATTTGATGGCGAACTGATAGCTATGTATGCTATGCTCTATACTTTAGCTAGATTTTTATGTGAGTTTTTTAGAGAGCCGGATTTTGGTATAGGATTTGTAGCTTTTGGTATGAGTATGGGACAAATTTTATCGATTTGTATGTTTGCTTTTGGCTTTATAGTTTATATAAATTTAAAGAAAAAGAGACTAAAAAAATAG
- a CDS encoding fumarate reductase cytochrome b subunit, with the protein MNKQIEGFLGIGEGGRKSRIPARLDLIQSGTGLILGLFMWLHMLFVATILISQSAFDSIVHLLELRFISDSPFMSYITSFLAACVLIIFFVHAALGMRKMPINFRQWQIYRAHTARMKHEDTTLWWVQACTGFIMFFLGSAHLIIIVTNADKISADLSAQRVFSHFMWLFYLVLLFAVELHGSIGLYRLCVKWGWFEGKDAKESRKKLKKAKWFLSIFFLVLGLLSLAAFLKIGYNNYATGDWKTAQVLQINSDGVRV; encoded by the coding sequence ATGAATAAGCAAATCGAAGGGTTTCTTGGTATAGGCGAGGGCGGTAGAAAAAGCAGAATACCTGCTAGACTCGACCTTATTCAAAGTGGAACGGGACTAATTCTCGGACTATTTATGTGGCTACATATGCTTTTTGTCGCTACTATATTGATTAGTCAAAGTGCATTTGATTCTATTGTGCATTTATTAGAGCTAAGATTTATTTCTGATTCACCATTTATGAGTTATATCACTAGTTTTCTAGCAGCCTGTGTGTTAATAATATTTTTTGTTCATGCTGCTTTAGGTATGAGAAAAATGCCTATAAACTTTAGACAATGGCAAATTTATCGTGCTCATACTGCAAGAATGAAACACGAAGATACAACGCTTTGGTGGGTACAAGCTTGCACAGGTTTTATTATGTTTTTCCTTGGTTCTGCGCACCTTATCATCATCGTAACAAATGCCGATAAGATAAGTGCTGATTTAAGCGCTCAAAGAGTATTTAGTCACTTTATGTGGTTATTTTATCTTGTTTTACTTTTTGCGGTTGAGCTTCACGGAAGTATCGGATTGTACAGACTTTGCGTAAAATGGGGCTGGTTTGAGGGAAAAGATGCAAAAGAATCTCGCAAAAAGCTTAAAAAAGCAAAATGGTTTTTGAGCATATTCTTCTTAGTTCTCGGGTTGCTTAGCTTAGCTGCTTTCTTAAAAATAGGTTATAACAATTACGCGACTGGAGACTGGAAAACAGCTCAAGTTTTGCAGATAAATAGCGACGGAGTAAGAGTATGA
- the dsbI gene encoding protein-disulfide oxidoreductase DsbI, producing the protein MEFFKDLKSDPIGKIASLQDERAIWIIMVAAMGGLVIVAHSLFQNYVYMAPCEQCVYIRFSMLVMALGGVIAAINPKNIILKIIGYILGFYGAIIGMMYCIKLNSIHHAVHSEDPFGVQGCSAEPSFPFGLPLDIWAPDWFKPTGDCGYDNPIVPDGVSLSWLRQWFVDFYSEGWYLIPSLKFMNMAQACFIAYAVAFVLLCAMLICWIVKSKKA; encoded by the coding sequence ATGGAGTTTTTCAAGGACTTAAAAAGTGATCCGATAGGCAAAATAGCCTCTTTACAAGATGAAAGAGCTATCTGGATAATTATGGTCGCGGCTATGGGCGGGCTAGTTATAGTCGCTCATAGCTTGTTTCAAAACTATGTTTATATGGCACCTTGCGAACAGTGCGTTTATATAAGGTTTTCTATGCTCGTTATGGCTCTTGGCGGCGTTATTGCTGCTATAAATCCTAAAAATATTATCCTAAAAATTATCGGATATATTTTGGGATTTTATGGAGCTATCATAGGAATGATGTATTGTATAAAACTAAACTCTATACATCACGCAGTTCATAGTGAAGATCCTTTTGGAGTACAAGGCTGCTCAGCTGAGCCTAGTTTTCCTTTTGGGCTTCCGCTTGATATATGGGCGCCTGATTGGTTTAAGCCGACTGGGGATTGTGGATATGATAATCCTATAGTTCCTGATGGCGTGAGTCTTTCATGGCTTAGGCAATGGTTTGTAGATTTTTATAGTGAGGGTTGGTATCTTATCCCTTCGCTTAAGTTTATGAATATGGCGCAAGCTTGCTTTATAGCTTACGCAGTTGCTTTTGTGTTGCTTTGTGCTATGCTTATTTGCTGGATAGTAAAATCAAAAAAAGCATAA